In one Candidatus Absconditicoccus praedator genomic region, the following are encoded:
- a CDS encoding prephenate dehydratase, translated as MNIYYQGLEGAYGHIVSKHFSESIGIDDVIGLDTFKKVFEKIEEGNLGVVPIENSYAGSIYENFFNLSNYDVQIYSEYYLDINHCLASTSKSIDSIEKVFSHYQALMQCENYINSYGWEARGYMDTAGSAKYVSEQNDDSLACICSNLAAERFGLNILAKNIQDQDNNSTRFFLVGRPDINLELQLKGKMSLVFKARHIPASLYKCLGAFATRNINLTKIESLPAKDDGFDYMFWIDIELDRNQDVVSNALEELGFFTKKIKIIGNY; from the coding sequence ATGAATATATATTATCAATGATTGGAATGAGCATATTGACATATAGTGTCAAAACACTTTTCTGAAAGCATCTGAATTGATGACGTTATATGACTGGATACGTTTAAAAAGGTTTTTGAAAAAATAGAAGAATGAAATTTGGGTGTTGTACCTATAGAAAATAGTTATGCATGAAGTATATATGAAAATTTTTTCAATCTTTCAAATTATGATGTTCAAATATATTCTGAATATTATCTTGATATAAATCATTGTCTTGCATCAACTTCTAAAAGTATAGATTCAATTGAAAAAGTTTTTTCTCATTATCAGGCATTAATGCAATGTGAAAATTATATTAACTCATATTGATGGGAGGCAAGGTGATATATGGATACAGCATGAAGTGCAAAGTATGTATCAGAGCAAAATGATGATTCATTGGCATGTATTTGTTCAAATTTGGCAGCAGAAAGATTTTGATTGAACATACTTGCAAAAAATATTCAAGATCAGGATAATAATTCTACAAGATTTTTCCTTGTGGGTAGGCCTGATATAAATTTAGAGCTTCAACTCAAATGAAAGATGTCCTTAGTCTTTAAGGCAAGACATATTCCTGCGTCATTATACAAGTGTCTTTGAGCATTTGCTACCAGAAATATTAATCTAACAAAAATTGAATCATTACCAGCTAAGGATGACTGATTTGATTATATGTTTTGGATAGATATAGAATTAGATAGAAATCAAGATGTGGTTAGTAATGCTCTTGAAGAGTTGGGTTTTTTCACAAAAAAGATTAAAATAATTTGAAATTATTAG
- a CDS encoding nucleotide exchange factor GrpE, which produces MSKKHQKTNNENQENKNSNNNDELEEMKNELQQEDEKEQLLEQIKLLEKDVEKYKQIASNTQSQYMTLKTDFESYKNRIESKEKEQKTNIFIDSVKGLISLVEELRITVENVPEELKDNSWANGVVVLYKNLLKKLEEMNVYQIDSIGKDLNENYHEPISSEDADDGNKGKIMKEFEKLYVYKDGDNEYVVKPAKVIVGK; this is translated from the coding sequence ATGAGTAAAAAACATCAAAAAACAAATAATGAAAATCAAGAAAATAAAAATTCAAACAATAATGATGAACTTGAAGAAATGAAAAATGAACTTCAACAAGAAGATGAAAAAGAACAGTTGTTGGAGCAAATAAAACTTTTGGAAAAAGATGTGGAAAAGTACAAGCAGATAGCTTCAAATACTCAAAGTCAATATATGACTTTGAAAACAGACTTTGAATCTTACAAAAATAGAATAGAATCCAAAGAAAAAGAGCAGAAAACAAACATTTTTATAGATTCGGTAAAATGACTAATATCTTTGGTAGAAGAATTGAGAATAACAGTTGAAAATGTTCCTGAAGAACTCAAAGATAATAGCTGGGCAAATGGGGTTGTTGTTTTGTACAAAAATTTGCTTAAAAAACTTGAAGAGATGAATGTTTATCAGATAGATAGTATTTGAAAAGATCTAAATGAAAATTATCATGAGCCTATATCATCTGAGGATGCTGATGATGGAAATAAATGAAAAATAATGAAAGAATTTGAAAAGCTTTATGTATACAAAGATTGAGACAATGAATATGTAGTAAAGCCTGCCAAGGTAATAGTTGGTAAATAA
- the fmt gene encoding methionyl-tRNA formyltransferase → MKKLNKIIAKIIIFFIKIYQYTLSPDKGIPSFWLKGKICVHNPHCSKYGIQVLERYGFYPGFFMLMERVSNCHPWNSNTYDPAYLQTVFFSSAPIGVPFLEELIKDKRYNIQAVVTQPDKPAGRGQKIKENIIKQEAKKLGINKIFTPEKINPNKSIEGKEFFKEIERLKPDVILVIAYGKIIPIDLLNLPSKGALNIHGSLLPKYRGASPIQSVFLNNETYTGITLMKMAPSMDTGDIIKQLSFEIGFNWTSKDIIDKFMQVGPKFTTENIRKYAKKELIEHPQDKSTATYCHKIEKKDGKIDIFTTPLEDIFNKYKAFFLWPKIWFEISNNLNKKIIIEEMKIDEEKFDLHKKKPLIDKDFYLNQSIDLLRVKPEGKKAITWNEFKKGYL, encoded by the coding sequence ATGAAAAAACTAAATAAAATCATTGCAAAAATAATAATTTTTTTTATAAAAATATATCAATATACTTTATCACCAGATAAATGAATACCATCTTTTTGGTTAAAATGAAAAATATGTGTACACAATCCTCACTGTAGTAAATATTGAATACAAGTACTAGAAAGATACTGATTTTACCCTTGATTTTTTATGTTAATGGAAAGAGTAAGTAACTGTCATCCTTGGAATAGCAACACCTACGATCCTGCATATTTACAAACAGTTTTTTTTAGTAGTGCTCCTATATGAGTACCATTTCTTGAAGAATTAATAAAAGACAAAAGATATAATATACAAGCAGTTGTAACACAACCAGATAAACCAGCCGGAAGATGACAAAAAATAAAAGAAAATATAATCAAACAAGAAGCCAAAAAATTATGAATAAATAAAATTTTTACACCAGAAAAAATAAACCCAAATAAATCTATAGAATGAAAAGAATTTTTCAAGGAAATCGAAAGACTAAAACCAGATGTAATATTAGTAATAGCTTATTGAAAAATAATTCCTATCGATTTGCTAAATTTGCCATCAAAATGAGCCTTAAATATTCATTGATCATTACTTCCCAAATATCGCGGTGCTTCTCCAATACAATCAGTGTTCTTAAATAATGAAACTTATACTTGAATAACTTTGATGAAGATGGCTCCTAGTATGGATACCTGAGACATTATCAAACAATTATCATTTGAAATATGATTTAACTGGACATCAAAAGATATTATTGATAAATTTATGCAAGTATGACCCAAATTTACTACAGAAAATATACGAAAATATGCTAAAAAAGAACTTATAGAACATCCACAAGATAAATCAACAGCTACTTATTGCCATAAAATAGAAAAAAAAGACTGAAAAATAGATATATTTACAACACCTCTTGAGGATATATTCAATAAATACAAAGCATTTTTCTTGTGGCCCAAAATCTGGTTTGAAATAAGTAATAATTTAAACAAAAAAATAATAATAGAAGAAATGAAAATAGATGAAGAAAAGTTTGATTTACATAAAAAAAAGCCATTGATTGACAAAGATTTCTATCTAAATCAATCAATAGACTTACTAAGAGTAAAGCCTGAATGAAAAAAAGCTATAACATGGAATGAATTTAAAAAATGATATCTTTAA
- the trmD gene encoding tRNA (guanosine(37)-N1)-methyltransferase TrmD, with protein MRIHIVSIFPEIFKGFIDTSIIHKAVCNKKIELNFYNPRYFCYDKHKQIDDEIYGGGSGMLLKAKPVIDCTMDIINSIKTQNFKIIYFSPSKNIFDQENAIRFKNFEDLILVCGRYEGIDYRFEKYFMDNYPQKFEKLSLGKFILMGGEVASMAFIEATTRLKEGVLGQQDSLQEESYTPHKQMQNIEYPQYTRPQNVYGYNVPDELLSGNHSMIKKRREDNERSI; from the coding sequence ATGAGAATTCATATAGTTAGTATATTCCCTGAAATTTTCAAATGATTTATTGATACTTCTATAATACATAAGGCTGTATGCAATAAAAAAATAGAACTAAATTTTTATAATCCTAGGTATTTTTGTTATGATAAACATAAACAAATAGACGATGAAATCTATTGATGATGATCATGAATGCTTCTAAAAGCAAAACCAGTTATTGATTGTACTATGGATATAATAAATTCAATTAAAACACAAAACTTTAAGATAATTTACTTTTCTCCAAGTAAAAATATTTTTGATCAAGAAAATGCTATTAGGTTCAAAAATTTTGAAGATTTAATACTTGTTTGTTGAAGATATGAATGAATAGACTATCGTTTTGAAAAGTATTTTATGGATAATTATCCTCAAAAATTTGAAAAATTATCATTATGAAAATTTATATTAATGTGAGGAGAAGTAGCAAGTATGGCATTTATTGAAGCAACTACAAGACTTAAAGAATGAGTGTTATGACAGCAAGATAGTTTGCAAGAAGAAAGTTATACTCCACACAAACAAATGCAAAATATAGAATATCCTCAGTATACAAGGCCTCAAAATGTTTATTGATATAATGTTCCAGATGAACTACTCTCATGAAATCATTCTATGATAAAAAAACGAAGAGAGGATAATGAAAGATCTATTTAA
- the htpX gene encoding protease HtpX, giving the protein MGIAKRVFFFLLTNIAILAVIMIVLSIAQIFVPINITGYGYDLVGVGIFSLIVGFIGAFVSLWISKWMAKTFYKVQTFDETKLHSVGEKERFVYQIVERIASSNNIKMPEVGVYQSNEPNAFATGPTKNKSLVAVSSGLLDQMTYDEIEGVVGHEMAHILNGDMVTMTLLQGVINTFVIFLSRIAGTFIDRNVFGNEDGPGLGYFLSAFVLQIIFGILASTVVAWFSRHREFRADAGSAALVGKEKMIAGLEKLDLLVKNMQTDNSNQSMNTMKIVSKDGIMKLFASHPPIEERIKNLRNN; this is encoded by the coding sequence ATGGGAATAGCAAAAAGAGTTTTTTTCTTCCTTCTTACTAATATAGCAATACTTGCTGTTATTATGATAGTTTTAAGTATTGCCCAAATCTTTGTACCTATCAATATTACTTGATATGGTTATGATCTTGTAGGAGTGTGAATATTTTCTTTGATAGTATGATTCATTTGAGCATTTGTAAGTTTGTGGATATCCAAATGGATGGCAAAAACCTTTTATAAAGTTCAAACTTTCGATGAAACTAAGCTTCATTCTGTTGGAGAAAAAGAAAGGTTTGTTTATCAAATAGTTGAGAGAATAGCAAGTTCAAATAATATAAAAATGCCAGAAGTATGAGTTTACCAATCAAATGAACCAAATGCTTTTGCTACTTGACCTACCAAAAATAAAAGTTTGGTAGCAGTTAGTTCTGGTCTTTTGGATCAAATGACTTATGATGAAATAGAGTGAGTAGTATGACATGAAATGGCTCATATACTAAATTGAGATATGGTGACTATGACCTTGTTGCAATGAGTTATAAATACATTTGTAATATTTTTATCAAGAATAGCTGGTACTTTTATTGATAGAAATGTTTTTTGAAATGAGGATTGACCTGGCTTGTGATATTTCTTATCAGCTTTTGTTTTACAGATTATTTTTGGAATATTAGCAAGTACTGTTGTGGCTTGGTTTAGTAGGCATAGAGAGTTTAGAGCAGATGCGGGCAGTGCTGCACTAGTAGGTAAAGAAAAAATGATAGCTTGACTTGAAAAATTAGACTTGTTGGTAAAAAATATGCAAACAGACAATTCAAATCAATCTATGAATACAATGAAAATAGTATCAAAAGATTGAATTATGAAACTTTTTGCTTCGCATCCTCCTATAGAAGAAAGAATTAAAAATCTTAGAAATAATTAA
- a CDS encoding elongator complex protein 3 encodes MNLENLVKEIVSYQDNEIVPDLIKDLKKKFAKESKLSNVPTNMQVLATYNKMVDEGKITPKSNVRKSLRKRGIRSKSGIVPVQVLTKPWPCPGKCIFCPDDATMPKSYINTEPGAMRALLNQFDPIKQTYNRLMSLFMTGHDIDKIEMIVLGGTWDSYPKEYKRWFVKSLYDACNTFFEFKSKNKLDGNDLKFSKFTVTDNFEQNFDKTLEESQKNNEKADCRIIGLTIETRPEFVTDENCKFWRELGVTRLEIGIQSLYDDVLEKNDRGNTVQQARNSLHKLRQYGFKFSCHFMPGLYGSSVEKDIKTMEKAYSDVFMKPDEIKFYPTSVIPNTRLYELRKEGYYEPLTNEQIKHITKKVQVDTIPPYTRIKRLIRDIPETEIVAGSKLTNLRQIVMNNMHKEYKEDSSLRENHYKRLYPNSCYLDNFENIFEFENGNNTEKTYIVGGKPNLNNPRNFVSLDTRAREISNRTEDAQNELLIIRKYFSSVGEEFFISFEDEFGYLYGFLRLLLPYEKNTINRDGLGENVAMVRELHVYGQLAKINKNIEDTFQHKGFGSRMMEISERISLGKNYKKISVISGVGVRDYYRKLGYHLEGTYMVKDL; translated from the coding sequence GTGAATCTTGAAAATTTAGTAAAAGAAATAGTTTCATATCAAGATAATGAAATAGTTCCTGATTTGATCAAGGATTTAAAAAAGAAGTTTGCAAAAGAATCAAAATTAAGTAATGTCCCAACAAATATGCAGGTTTTGGCAACATACAATAAAATGGTTGATGAATGAAAAATCACTCCTAAATCAAATGTTAGAAAATCTCTAAGAAAAAGATGAATAAGAAGCAAATCTTGAATTGTACCAGTTCAAGTTCTTACAAAGCCTTGGCCATGTCCTTGAAAATGTATTTTTTGTCCAGATGATGCAACGATGCCCAAAAGTTATATCAATACAGAGCCTTGAGCGATGAGAGCATTACTAAATCAGTTTGATCCTATCAAGCAAACTTATAATAGATTGATGTCTCTTTTTATGACAGGACATGATATAGATAAAATAGAGATGATAGTTTTGGGGTGAACATGGGATAGTTATCCAAAAGAATATAAAAGATGGTTTGTAAAATCTTTGTATGATGCATGCAATACTTTTTTTGAATTTAAATCAAAAAATAAACTAGATTGAAATGATTTAAAATTTTCTAAGTTTACAGTTACTGATAATTTTGAACAAAATTTTGATAAAACCCTTGAGGAATCTCAAAAAAATAATGAAAAAGCTGATTGTAGAATCATATGACTAACTATAGAAACAAGACCAGAATTTGTAACAGATGAAAATTGTAAATTTTGGAGAGAGCTTGGTGTTACAAGACTGGAGATTTGAATACAGAGTTTGTACGATGATGTTTTAGAAAAAAATGATAGATGAAACACTGTACAACAGGCAAGGAACTCTTTGCATAAATTAAGACAATACTGATTTAAGTTTTCTTGTCATTTTATGCCTGGTTTATATTGATCTAGTGTGGAAAAAGATATAAAAACAATGGAAAAAGCATATTCAGATGTTTTTATGAAGCCTGATGAAATTAAATTTTATCCTACTTCAGTGATTCCAAATACTAGATTGTATGAGCTTCGAAAAGAATGATATTATGAGCCACTTACTAATGAACAAATAAAACATATTACCAAAAAAGTTCAAGTTGATACGATTCCTCCTTATACTAGAATAAAAAGACTTATTAGAGATATTCCTGAAACAGAAATAGTTGCAGGAAGTAAGCTAACAAACCTAAGACAAATAGTAATGAATAATATGCATAAAGAGTACAAAGAAGATTCTTCTCTAAGAGAAAACCATTATAAAAGACTTTATCCCAATTCTTGTTATTTAGATAATTTTGAAAATATTTTTGAGTTTGAAAATTGAAATAATACAGAAAAAACATATATTGTTTGATGAAAGCCAAATTTAAATAATCCAAGAAATTTTGTATCATTGGATACAAGAGCAAGAGAAATATCAAATAGAACAGAAGATGCCCAAAATGAACTTTTAATTATAAGAAAATATTTTTCATCTGTAGGTGAAGAGTTTTTTATAAGTTTTGAGGATGAGTTTGGTTATTTATATGGTTTTTTAAGGTTGCTTTTACCTTATGAAAAAAATACTATAAATCGAGATTGATTATGAGAAAATGTAGCTATGGTTAGGGAATTACATGTTTATTGACAATTGGCAAAAATAAATAAAAATATTGAAGATACATTTCAGCATAAATGATTTTGAAGCAGAATGATGGAAATATCAGAAAGAATATCTTTATGAAAAAACTATAAGAAAATCTCTGTAATTTCTTGAGTAGGAGTTAGAGATTATTATAGAAAACTTTGATATCATTTGGAGTGAACATATATGGTAAAAGATTTATAA
- a CDS encoding cell division ATP-binding protein FtsE, producing the protein MDKENLVEIEDLTWGYPGCPNFIFEKFNFKLDKQDFCFVLGKSGVGKTTLIKFLVRQLLPPKKMIFYKKEDIARFSNKEIQKYRRKIGVIYQDFKLIDYKTVQENIEYPMQIIGQKASFIKKKSNEILYKMNLMDKKTFYPPQLSGGEKQRVSIARALITDPEFIIADEPTGNLDKETSREISDYLVSLNEQGHTILFITHDLELMEYVKKQNKKIKSIKI; encoded by the coding sequence ATGGACAAAGAAAACTTGGTTGAAATAGAAGATTTAACATGGTGATATCCTTGATGTCCCAATTTCATATTTGAGAAATTTAATTTCAAACTTGATAAACAGGATTTTTGCTTTGTTTTATGAAAATCTGGAGTATGAAAAACAACTCTTATTAAATTTTTGGTAAGACAGCTACTACCCCCCAAAAAAATGATTTTTTATAAAAAAGAAGATATAGCAAGGTTTTCAAACAAAGAAATTCAAAAATACAGAAGAAAAATATGAGTAATTTATCAAGATTTTAAACTCATAGATTATAAAACTGTACAAGAAAATATAGAATATCCAATGCAAATTATTTGACAAAAAGCAAGTTTTATAAAAAAGAAATCAAATGAAATTTTGTATAAAATGAACTTGATGGATAAAAAAACATTTTATCCTCCTCAACTAAGTTGATGAGAAAAACAAAGAGTAAGTATAGCAAGAGCACTAATTACAGATCCAGAATTTATTATAGCAGATGAACCAACAGGAAATTTAGATAAAGAAACTTCTAGAGAAATTTCAGATTATTTAGTATCTCTTAATGAACAAGGTCATACTATTCTTTTTATTACACACGATCTAGAACTTATGGAATATGTAAAAAAACAAAACAAAAAAATAAAATCTATAAAAATTTAA
- a CDS encoding phosphatase PAP2 family protein, with protein MKYKIITIICIFCVAMFSNNVHANNYNEGISYSNYAANFVKIPFRATLEPFRGDQKGIKRNLIIATGVGLTLAYDQDIRDYVQDEVYGGSNSLSRFLYNVGSKDYAIPGFLGVYAISAISGNRYFFDTMNLSFQSFLITQMFTEITKGTVNRIRPRNSPDDPFNREDDAQSFFSGHASGTWAVATVFAQRYPSFQIPAYTLATSVSLSRVYEDAHWMSDVLVGSLVGYGIARLTIRLNDAYPNNQVQVSPVFDGDSVGATIGFRW; from the coding sequence ATGAAATACAAAATCATTACCATTATTTGCATCTTCTGTGTTGCAATGTTTAGCAACAACGTTCATGCAAACAACTATAATGAAGGTATTTCCTACAGCAACTATGCTGCTAATTTTGTAAAGATACCTTTTAGAGCCACCCTAGAACCGTTTAGAGGAGACCAAAAGGGCATTAAGAGGAATTTAATAATTGCAACAGGAGTAGGTTTAACTCTGGCTTATGATCAAGATATTAGAGATTACGTTCAAGATGAAGTATATGGAGGAAGCAATTCATTAAGTAGATTCCTTTATAATGTGGGAAGCAAAGATTACGCTATACCTGGGTTCTTAGGAGTGTATGCAATAAGTGCAATTTCTGGAAATAGGTACTTTTTCGACACTATGAACCTATCTTTTCAGTCATTTCTAATCACACAAATGTTTACTGAAATTACCAAGGGGACAGTAAACAGAATAAGGCCCAGAAATAGCCCTGATGACCCCTTTAACAGAGAAGATGATGCTCAATCATTCTTCTCAGGACACGCAAGTGGAACATGGGCAGTTGCTACTGTATTTGCCCAAAGGTATCCATCTTTCCAGATACCAGCATATACTCTAGCAACTTCTGTTTCTCTCTCAAGAGTCTATGAAGACGCCCATTGGATGTCTGACGTGCTTGTTGGTTCTTTAGTAGGCTATGGAATTGCTAGGCTGACAATTAGACTAAATGATGCATATCCAAATAATCAAGTACAGGTATCACCTGTGTTTGATGGAGATTCAGTAGGTGCCACCATTGGATTCAGGTGGTAA
- a CDS encoding 2Fe-2S iron-sulfur cluster-binding protein, with the protein MTKIIIKSDNKKSWKLEAEENNTILNLILKTSFNMPYSCMQGKCGICSCRVKTGKDLLLSEDGSYVESDVIKTCKTYVKYQSDRFVELETIF; encoded by the coding sequence ATGACAAAGATTATTATAAAATCTGATAATAAAAAATCTTGGAAATTAGAAGCTGAAGAGAATAACACAATATTGAATCTGATACTAAAAACATCTTTCAATATGCCGTATTCTTGTATGCAATGAAAATGTTGAATTTGTTCTTGTAGAGTCAAAACTTGAAAAGATTTGTTACTATCAGAAGATTGAAGTTATGTAGAATCAGATGTAATTAAGACATGTAAAACTTATGTAAAATATCAATCTGATAGATTTGTAGAGTTGGAAACAATATTTTAA